One segment of Solanum lycopersicum chromosome 1, SLM_r2.1 DNA contains the following:
- the LOC101250046 gene encoding uncharacterized protein, which yields MGQAFRRATGRIGSSTVDAAKKPIDRRIPPVNRTPADNVGPVAESSPKVSIKNTVEEKDPKFDAMLSQMVGRIQAKPGGKLEMGEATVVERYDRPLPKLRNTTSESSRYEERPAPTGTLNVAQIKEILLLHQGRSDDHQGPMDINGICERFRIDAAQVQRILQFVSLPPEDTSKKRNT from the exons ATGGGTCAGGCATTTCGTCGAGCAACTGGAAGGATCGGAAGTTCTACTGTCGATGCGGCGAAGAAACCTATCGACCGGAGAATCCCGCCGGTGAATAGAACTCCTGCCGATAATGTTGGTCCAGTTGCCG AGAGCAGCCCAAAGGTTTCTATTAAAAACACTGTGGAAGAGAAAGATCCCAAGTTCGATGCAATGCTTAGTCAAATGGTCGGTAGAATTCAAGCCAAGCCTGGTGGAAAGCTAGAGATGGGTGAG GCAACAGTGGTGGAGAGGTATGATAGACCCTTGCCTAAGCTAAGGAATACAACTTCAGAGTCTAGCAGATATGAGGAAAGGCCTGCTCCTACAGGTACGCTGAATGTGGCACAGATAAAAGAAATTCTTCTCCTGCATCAAGGCAGATCCGATGATCATCAAGGGCCTATGGACATCAATGGAATTTGTGAGCGGTTTAGAATTGATGCTGCCCAGGTTCAGAGGATTCTGCAGTTTGTATCTTTGCCTCCGGAAGACACTAGTAAAAAGAGGAACACATAA